One Lactobacillus sp. ESL0785 DNA window includes the following coding sequences:
- a CDS encoding 1-acyl-sn-glycerol-3-phosphate acyltransferase → MVNRKYYYQQTTDDIVASKQQNYQLPSNYAIFPTTRLKKIWAKVLRPLAWLISHIYTKFILKVHFVGREKLTANKKQGFFIYGNHTQTFGDVVMPLSILPAQDYYALAAPANWGIPILGKLVLPYFGLPVSHERNLFRQLITAVKQVITAKKVVVIYPEAHVWPYYTKIRPFPATSMHFPVTLNAASYAMTTTYHKPKFGHKPHVIVYLDGPFYPDTHLHKKQAQEKLHDQIVTAMNKRAATSNYNYCTYHKIN, encoded by the coding sequence ATGGTTAATCGCAAATATTATTATCAGCAAACGACTGATGATATTGTTGCCAGCAAGCAGCAGAATTATCAGTTACCTAGCAACTATGCCATTTTTCCGACAACTAGGCTTAAAAAAATCTGGGCCAAAGTTCTACGGCCTCTTGCGTGGCTAATCAGTCACATTTACACTAAATTCATTCTGAAAGTTCACTTTGTCGGTCGCGAAAAGCTAACTGCCAATAAAAAACAGGGCTTCTTTATTTATGGCAACCATACGCAGACATTTGGCGATGTTGTCATGCCGCTAAGCATTCTCCCTGCCCAAGATTATTATGCCCTTGCTGCACCAGCTAATTGGGGCATCCCTATCTTAGGCAAATTAGTTTTACCTTACTTTGGTCTACCTGTTAGCCACGAACGTAACCTTTTTAGGCAGTTAATTACGGCTGTTAAGCAAGTAATTACAGCTAAAAAAGTCGTCGTCATTTATCCTGAAGCCCATGTTTGGCCGTATTACACTAAGATTCGTCCTTTTCCAGCTACTAGTATGCACTTTCCTGTAACATTAAATGCTGCAAGCTATGCCATGACGACAACCTATCACAAACCTAAATTTGGCCATAAGCCACACGTGATTGTCTACCTCGACGGGCCCTTTTACCCAGATACTCATCTGCACAAAAAACAGGCGCAGGAAAAATTACATGACCAAATCGTAACTGCTATGAATAAACGCGCAGCTACAAGCAATTACAACTATTGCACTTATCACAAAATAAATTAA